One Terriglobales bacterium genomic window, CGCGTCGTATCTGCTGGGCCTTTACATCCAGCGCTTCGCCCACTTCAACAAAACCTACGGCACGCTGGGCGCCGCCATCGCGCTGCCGGTGTGGTTCTACGTCACCAATCTCTTCATCCTCATCGGCGCGGAAGTCAACTCCGAGCTGCTCAAGGCCGCCGGCGCCGAACCTCCGCACGTGAAGACCGGGCCAGAGCCGGAAGAAGTGCCGCGCGCCGCGTAGAACCCGGCCTTTCCTTTGGACCTTCATGCATCCTTACGTAGTCCTTCGTGGGAACGCTTTGGGCTTTGTCCGCGCCTCCGCGGTCAGTCAGCCTCTCCGCTACAATAAACACCAATGCCGAAGTCTCCCCGCTACACCGACCAGCACGCCGTCGCCGGCCTCGACGCCAGGTTTCCCGAGATCGAAACCTTCGCCAACCAGTTTCCCGGATACGAGGTCCTCATCGACGATCCCGAGTTCACCTCCGTCTGTCCCAAGACCGGCCTCCCCGATTTCGGACACATCACCATCCGCTACATGCCGCGCCAGCGCTGCCTCGAGCTGAAGTCGCTGAAGGAATACCTGTTCGTGTATCGCAATCTCGGCATCTTCCAGGAGAACGCCGTCAACCGCATCCTCGAAGACGTGGTCCGCGCCGCCAGGCCGGTGTGGGCCGTCGTCAAAGGTGACTTCCGCCCGCGCGGCGGGATTTCAACCGTGGTTGAAGCCAAGTGGCCGAGGCCGAGGAAGTAATCAGATGAACTCGTTCTTCTCCGTTGCTCATCTGCTATAGTCCCCGGCAAAATGCGCCCGAGCCCGCATCCCCGACTCGCGCTGGTCATCCTTACCGCGCTCAATTTCTTCAACTACATTGACCGCTCGGTGCTCTTCGCGGTGCAGCCGCTGGTGCAGCAGGAATTCCAGCGCAGCGACCGCGACTTCGGCCTGCTGACGACCGCCTTCTTCTTCTGCTACATGATCGCCGCGCCCTTCATGGGTATGCTCGCCGACCGCTATCCGCGCCGCATGCTCATCGCCGCCGGCGCCATCGTGTGGAGCGCCGCCACGCTGCTGACAGCGGTGACGAACAACTTCACCGAACTGCTGATTCGCCACACCCTGGTCGGCATCGGCGAAGCCAGCTTCGTCACCATTGCGCCGGCTTTTCTGGCCGATCTGTTCGGGGAAGAGAAGCGGGGCAAGATCCTCAGCATTTTTTACGTCGCCATTCCGGTTGGCACCGCCGCCGGATACATGATCGGCGGCTACATGGGACACCGCTTCGGATGGCGCGCGCCCTTCTACGTCGCCGCCGCTCCCGGTTTCCTGCTCGCCGTCGCCATGTGGTTCATCGCCGAGCCCGCGCGGGGCGCGCACGACACCCTCGCAGCGACGCCTGAGCGCACACAGGTCACGCTGCTGGCCCGCAACGGCGCCTTCCTTTGCGCCACGCTCGGCATGGCCATGCTCACGTTTGCGCTCGGCGGCATCTCCGTCTGGATGCCGACGTTTCTTTCGCGCGTGCGCCACATCCCGCTCGACCGCGCCAACCTGATCTTCGGCGCCATGACCGGCATCAACGGCATCGTGGCCACGCTCATCGGCGGATACTGGGGCGACCACATGCTGCGCCGCGACCACGCCGCCTACTACCGCTTCTCCGGACTCGCCATGGGCGCCGGTGTCCCGCTCATGGCGCTGGCCATCTACGTCGCCGGACCAGTCATGTTTCCAGCGATTTTCCTGGCAGAGTTCGTGCTTTTCTTGAACAACGGCCCGCTCAACGCCGCCATCGTCAACTCGGTCTCGGCCCCCATCCGCGCCACCGCCATCGCGCTCAACGTGTTCATCATCCACCTGCTCGGCGACGCCTTTTCGCCCACCCTCATGGGATGGATCTCCGACCGCAGCTCGTTGGAGGCCGCCTTCGGCACCGCCATCGCTGCGTGCGCCCTGTCCTGCATCATCCTGTTGTATGGAATGCGCTACGCGCCGAGGATTCAGCGCTCTTGAATGCTGAGTGCTGAATGCTGAATGCTGAATGCTGAGTGCTGCTTCACCGCGGCCTCTTCTTCGCCGGCCATCGTCCATGCTCGAACCCGCCCGTCCCCTGCGGACGCGGCGCGTGCGGCTGCGCCTTCTGCTTCGGAACCAGATTGTTGGCGTAGCCGCCAGGCTCTCCGCTGAGTTGCTGTTCGAGCTTCAGCGCCATCTCGGCGCGGCCCTTGTAATTGACGATCGGGCCGTAGATCCGTATGGTGTGTCCCTCGAAGGCCTCCAGTTTTTCCGGATCTTTCAGGTCGCGGTCGAAGACGACCACGGTGAAGGGACACGTCTTGTAGTCTTCGCAGAAATCCAGGTACCAGATGTTTTTGCCGTGCTTCACGCTGTAGATCTTGCCGGTGATGCAGGCCATCTGCCCGATGCGCTTCGGGGCTTCTTCGATGGGAAAACACTCGGCCGCCGCGGCCATCGTGCACAGGGCGAGCACGGCCGCGCCTCGGGTCAGCAGGAGACTGCGGGAGAGAATGGGCAGCATGGCGGGCTAAAGTTAAACCCCGCCCGCCGGCGCGCGGAAACGCAATCATGCGTCATCCGCGCGTCCAGGCGATGCCACTATGCCGTGAAGGCCTTGATCGCCGTGGCCTCGTCGTCCTTCACGTCGAACACGGTGTACAGCTTGGTGATCTGCAGCAGGTCGTGCACCTTCTTGGTGAGGTTGAGCAACTTCAGCTCGCCGCCCTGGTTGCGTACCGTGGTGTAGGCGCTCACCAGCTCGCCAATGCCCGAGCTGTCGATGTAGGAGACGTCGCCCAGGTTGAGCAGGATCTTCTTGTCGCCCTTACCCACCAGGTCGCGAATGGTGTCGCGCAGAATCACACTGCCTTCGCCCAGGGTGATGCGGCCACTCAGGTCAACCACGGTTACGCCGTTGACCTGCCGCGTGCTGGTTTTCATCGTCACTGTGAACCCTCCTTGCTGTCCGCGGCCTTGCCGCGGTGCTTGACCAACGTAATTTCGGTGCCCGGACTCAGCGGCCGGAACCGCACTTCGTCCATGAATGCGCGTATCAGGAAAATTCCGCGTCCCGACTGCCGCAGCAGGTTCTCCGGGGCCAGCGGGTCGGGGATGTTGGTTTCGTCGAGTCCCGCCCCCTGGTCGGCGATGCTGATCACCAGCGAATCGCCGGTTGAATCGAGGCCGACCGTCACTTTCTTGCTCGGATCATAGGCGTTGCCGTGGAGAACGGCGTTCACCGCCGCCTCGCGCACCGCCATGGTGATCTTGTGCAGCTCCTCCTCGTCGAAGCCCGCGTCCGTGGCAAACTTTTCCGCGATCTGCTCCACCGTGTTCACCGCCTCCAGGGTGGAGTCCAGCGTGTACCACACGCGTTTACCGGTGGTTTTCAAAATGGGCATTCGCACCCGCCGCGCGCCGAAATCCCTGTTCGCGCCGGCCTGCCGGTGTGAATTGCGCAGTTTGCCTGCCGCCCGGGGAAATGTCAAACCCAGGGCCACCCTGCGCTTACCGTTATTTTCTCACCCATCGCTCCGCGCTTCAGACACCGCTTGGGCCTGCTGAGTTCCGCAAACCTGGAACAGGTCCCCCGCCAGCGATTACGAACCTGGCAAGCGGCTTCCTTCGCACCGCCGCGCGCGAGTATCCTGCCTTCGTGCCCAATCTTTCGCTCACCGAGCTGCTCGGCACGCCGGTTTTCGAC contains:
- the queF gene encoding preQ(1) synthase — its product is MPKSPRYTDQHAVAGLDARFPEIETFANQFPGYEVLIDDPEFTSVCPKTGLPDFGHITIRYMPRQRCLELKSLKEYLFVYRNLGIFQENAVNRILEDVVRAARPVWAVVKGDFRPRGGISTVVEAKWPRPRK
- a CDS encoding MFS transporter, which codes for MRPSPHPRLALVILTALNFFNYIDRSVLFAVQPLVQQEFQRSDRDFGLLTTAFFFCYMIAAPFMGMLADRYPRRMLIAAGAIVWSAATLLTAVTNNFTELLIRHTLVGIGEASFVTIAPAFLADLFGEEKRGKILSIFYVAIPVGTAAGYMIGGYMGHRFGWRAPFYVAAAPGFLLAVAMWFIAEPARGAHDTLAATPERTQVTLLARNGAFLCATLGMAMLTFALGGISVWMPTFLSRVRHIPLDRANLIFGAMTGINGIVATLIGGYWGDHMLRRDHAAYYRFSGLAMGAGVPLMALAIYVAGPVMFPAIFLAEFVLFLNNGPLNAAIVNSVSAPIRATAIALNVFIIHLLGDAFSPTLMGWISDRSSLEAAFGTAIAACALSCIILLYGMRYAPRIQRS
- a CDS encoding STAS domain-containing protein; this encodes MTMKTSTRQVNGVTVVDLSGRITLGEGSVILRDTIRDLVGKGDKKILLNLGDVSYIDSSGIGELVSAYTTVRNQGGELKLLNLTKKVHDLLQITKLYTVFDVKDDEATAIKAFTA
- a CDS encoding ATP-binding protein, which translates into the protein MPILKTTGKRVWYTLDSTLEAVNTVEQIAEKFATDAGFDEEELHKITMAVREAAVNAVLHGNAYDPSKKVTVGLDSTGDSLVISIADQGAGLDETNIPDPLAPENLLRQSGRGIFLIRAFMDEVRFRPLSPGTEITLVKHRGKAADSKEGSQ